One window of Marmota flaviventris isolate mMarFla1 chromosome 5, mMarFla1.hap1, whole genome shotgun sequence genomic DNA carries:
- the LOC139705923 gene encoding LWamide neuropeptides-like, whose protein sequence is MDQGYGPRAMDQGYGPELWTQDYGPGLRTRAMDQSYGPRAMDQSYGSGLWTQGYGSGLWTRAMDPGLWTQGYGPRAMDQGYGPGLWTRAMDPGLWTRTMDQSYGPRTMDQSYGPRTMDQGYGPGLWTRTMDQGYGPELWTQDYGPQLWTQDYGPGLWTQDYGPELWTQGYGPGLWTRAMDQGYGPRTMDQDYGPELWTQGYGPGLWTQGYGPGLWTRATDPGLWTRAMDQSYGPRAMDQGYGSGLWTRAMDPGLWTRAMDPGLWTRAMDQGYGPRAMDQGYGPRAMDPELWTRAMDQGYGPELWTQGYGPGIWTQDYGPKAMYQGYGPRAMDPELWTRAMDQGYGPRAMDPGLWTQDYGPRAMDQGYGPGLWTRAMDPGLWTRAMDPGLWTRAMDQGYGPRAMDQGYGPRTIDPEL, encoded by the coding sequence ATGGACCAGGGCTatggacccagagctatggatCAGGGCTATGGACCAGAGCTATGGACCCAGGACTATGGACCAGGGCTACGGACCAGAGCTATGGACCAGAGCTATGGACCCAGGGCTATGGACCAGAGCTATGGATCAGGGCTATGGACCCAGGGCTATGGATCAGGGCTATGGACCAGAGCTATGGACCCAGGGCTATGGACCCAGGGCTatggacccagagctatggacCAGGGCTATGGACCAGGGCTATGGACCAGGGCTATGGACCCAGGACTATGGACCAGGACTATGGACCAGAGCTATGGACCCAGGACTATGGACCAGAGCTATGGACCCAGGACTATGGACCAGGGCTATGGACCAGGGCTATGGACCAGGACTATGGACCAGGGCTACGGACCAGAGCTATGGACCCAGGACTATGGACCACAGCTATGGACCCAGGACTATGGACCAGGGCTATGGACCCAGGACTATGGACCAGAGCTATGGACCCAGGGCTATGGACCAGGGCTATGGACCAGGGCTATGGACCAGGGCTACGGACCCAGGACTATGGACCAGGACTATGGACCAGAGCTATGGACCCAGGGCTATGGACCAGGGCTATGGACCCAGGGCTATGGACCAGGGCTATGGACCAGGGCTACGGACCCAGGACTATGGACCAGAGCTATGGACCAGAGCTatggacccagagctatggacCAGGGCTATGGATCAGGGCTATGGACCAGAGCTATGGACCCAGGACTATGGACCAGGGCTATGGACCCAGGGCTATGGACCAGGGCTATGGACCAGGGCTATGGACCCAGGGCTATGGACCAGGGATatggacccagagctatggacccagagctatggacCAGGGCTATGGACCAGGGCTATGGACCAGAGCTATGGACCCAGGGCTATGGACCAGGGATATGGACCCAGGACTATGGACCCAAGGCTATGTACCAGGGCTatggacccagagctatggacccagagctatggacCAGGGCTATGGACCAGGGCTATGGACCCAGGGCTATGGACCCAGGGCTATGGACCCAGGACTatggacccagagctatggacCAGGGCTATGGACCAGGACTATGGACCAGAGCTATGGACCCAGGGCTATGGACCAGGGCTATGGACCCAGGACTATGGACCAGGGCTATGGACCAGGGCTATGGACCCAGGGCTATGGACCAAGGCTATGGACCCAGGACTATTGACCCAGAGCTATAG